In Phycisphaerae bacterium, a single window of DNA contains:
- a CDS encoding serine/threonine protein kinase — MPTRTIPILPGYEVISRIGRGAGAVISLARDAERGRQVAVKHIIRRTPEDDRFIAQAENEWAVAQGLDHPYLRKCYDILRVRRWLRTRELVLVMEYVDGERLEDDCPQELPRILDIFMRVAEGLHALHLHGYAHADIKPNNILLTRDGGVKIIDFGQSCPLGHTKERVQGTPDYIAPEQVYRTAIDQRTDVYNLGATMYWVVTGKWFRTLVTVAPPTAMRIALESQRGNAPPHELNPRIPLPLSRLILECCETGKERRPRDMREVLSRLEVVQHLLALDDGERRASGDGQSRR, encoded by the coding sequence ATGCCGACACGCACGATTCCCATCCTGCCGGGCTACGAGGTGATCAGCCGCATCGGGCGCGGAGCCGGCGCGGTGATCAGCCTCGCCCGCGATGCGGAGCGCGGGCGGCAGGTCGCGGTGAAGCACATCATCCGCCGCACGCCGGAGGACGACCGCTTCATCGCCCAGGCAGAGAACGAATGGGCGGTGGCGCAGGGGCTGGACCACCCGTACCTGCGGAAATGTTACGACATTCTGCGTGTGCGGCGCTGGCTGCGGACCCGCGAGCTGGTGCTCGTGATGGAGTACGTCGACGGCGAGCGCCTGGAGGATGACTGCCCGCAGGAGCTGCCGCGGATCCTCGACATCTTCATGCGGGTGGCCGAGGGGCTGCACGCGCTGCACCTGCACGGCTACGCCCACGCGGATATTAAGCCGAACAACATCCTCCTGACCCGCGACGGCGGGGTGAAGATCATCGACTTCGGCCAGAGCTGTCCCCTGGGCCACACCAAGGAACGCGTCCAGGGCACACCGGACTACATCGCCCCGGAGCAGGTCTACCGCACGGCGATCGATCAGCGGACCGACGTATACAATCTAGGGGCCACGATGTACTGGGTCGTGACGGGTAAGTGGTTTCGCACGCTCGTCACGGTGGCACCCCCGACGGCCATGCGGATCGCGCTGGAGTCGCAGCGCGGCAACGCGCCGCCGCACGAGTTGAACCCGCGCATTCCGCTGCCGCTCTCGCGGCTGATCCTCGAGTGCTGCGAGACGGGCAAGGAGCGCCGGCCGCGCGACATGCGCGAGGTTCTGTCGCGGCTGGAAGTCGTGCAGCACCTGCTCGCCCTCGACGACGGCGAGCGGCGGGCGTCGGGCGACGGGCAGTCGCGCCGTTGA
- the ispH gene encoding 4-hydroxy-3-methylbut-2-enyl diphosphate reductase: protein MRAIVARPRGFCAGVERAIRAVELALEMYGPPVYVRKEIVHNYHVVQRLRAMGATFVDELDEVPCGAVTILSAHGSPPEVYAEAGRRRLRLIDATCPLVRKVHVEVRRYVKRGYRIVLIGHAGHDEVIGTTGQAREATILVEHLADVERLQLSPDERGIILTQTTLSQDDTREIVASLQRRFPHLELPPTDDICYATQNRQSAVKALSDRIDLLLVVGSQNSSNSRRLTEVARARGIASHLVDGPDQIDPAWLRGVQCIGVTSGASAPEDIVQGVLAYLRAQGVDPIDEVDAPDEGVTFTLPKLTPLTAAGEPVE, encoded by the coding sequence ATGCGGGCGATCGTCGCGCGACCGCGCGGGTTCTGTGCCGGAGTGGAGCGCGCGATCCGCGCCGTGGAGCTGGCGCTGGAGATGTACGGGCCGCCAGTCTATGTGCGCAAGGAAATCGTGCACAACTACCACGTGGTGCAACGGCTGCGGGCCATGGGGGCGACGTTCGTGGACGAGCTGGACGAGGTGCCGTGCGGGGCGGTGACGATCCTCTCGGCGCACGGCTCACCGCCGGAGGTGTACGCGGAGGCCGGGCGGCGCCGCCTGCGGCTGATTGACGCGACGTGCCCGCTGGTACGCAAGGTGCACGTGGAGGTGCGGCGGTACGTGAAGCGTGGCTACCGGATCGTGTTGATCGGACACGCGGGCCACGACGAAGTCATCGGCACCACGGGCCAGGCGCGCGAGGCGACGATCCTGGTCGAGCACCTCGCCGACGTGGAGCGGCTGCAACTGAGCCCGGACGAGCGCGGGATCATCCTGACGCAGACCACGCTCAGCCAGGACGACACGCGCGAGATCGTTGCCTCGCTGCAGCGGCGTTTTCCGCACCTGGAGCTGCCGCCCACGGATGACATCTGCTACGCGACGCAGAACCGACAGTCGGCGGTCAAGGCGCTCAGTGACCGCATCGATTTGCTGCTGGTGGTCGGGTCGCAGAACTCGTCGAACTCGCGGCGGCTGACGGAGGTGGCCCGGGCACGCGGCATTGCTTCGCACCTCGTCGACGGTCCGGACCAGATCGACCCGGCCTGGCTGCGGGGCGTGCAGTGCATCGGCGTCACGTCCGGCGCGAGCGCGCCGGAGGACATCGTGCAGGGCGTGCTGGCGTACCTGCGGGCTCAGGGTGTGGACCCAATCGACGAAGTCGACGCACCGGACGAAGGGGTAACGTTCACTCTGCCGAAGCTCACACCGCTGACGGCGGCCGGTGAGCCGGTAGAGTGA
- a CDS encoding response regulator codes for MRRSILIADDDDAIRQVMRIALQQAGYDVCEATNGAEAIRAMHATPFDLVITDVLMPESDGLEMIMHVRRQNPNIKVLAISGADNALFLANAAGLGATQVLRKPFRVSALLTLVADLLPAPTRT; via the coding sequence ATGCGGCGCAGCATTCTGATTGCCGACGACGACGACGCGATCCGTCAGGTCATGCGGATTGCGTTGCAGCAGGCTGGCTATGACGTCTGCGAGGCAACCAATGGCGCCGAGGCGATCCGGGCCATGCACGCCACGCCGTTCGACTTGGTCATCACCGACGTTCTCATGCCCGAAAGCGACGGGCTCGAGATGATCATGCACGTGCGGCGGCAGAACCCCAACATCAAGGTGCTGGCGATCAGCGGCGCCGACAACGCGCTGTTCCTGGCGAACGCCGCCGGCCTGGGCGCCACACAGGTCTTGCGCAAACCCTTTCGCGTGTCCGCTTTGCTTACACTGGTCGCCGACCTGCTCCCGGCTCCCACCCGAACCTGA
- the xseA gene encoding exodeoxyribonuclease VII large subunit, which produces MRRPAQPGDASPSDTGTLSVRQVTELIRGALAQHLPPTLHVLGEISNFSRPASGHVYFTLKDPTSELRCVMWRSTAARLKFEPEDGLEVIATGGVEVYAQRGTYQLVVRRLEPCGVGALELAFRQLRERLEREGLFDARRKKPLPRIPERIALVTSPTGAAIRDILQTLARRFPLLDILVFPVRVQGDGAADEIAAAIRALNQHADALGGIDVMIVGRGGGSLEDLWAFNEEVVARAIAASRIPIVSAVGHEVDVSISDLVADVRAATPTAAAELIAPTVAELVTVLTQAAARATRTLSHRLTVARAELDRLTSTTSLARPLSALRQRGQLLDEFQHRLRIALAATAHCQRQRFTALELALLRFGTGARFARAAAALAQREHAAWRALRERAFTAERRLTRCQTRVDQLNPAARVARGGDHLAQGAARIRTAVRTALAHHRQLLQARLQAISACAPQKLLQRGYSITRDARTRQIIQSINAVRRGTRLVTQVADGEFRSTADDPRQPRLFE; this is translated from the coding sequence ATCCGCCGGCCTGCCCAGCCCGGCGACGCGTCCCCTTCGGACACCGGCACGCTCAGCGTCCGGCAGGTAACCGAGCTGATCCGCGGGGCCCTCGCTCAGCACCTGCCGCCGACGCTGCACGTTCTGGGCGAGATCAGCAACTTCTCGCGCCCCGCCAGCGGCCATGTCTATTTCACGCTGAAAGACCCCACCAGCGAGCTGCGCTGCGTCATGTGGCGGAGCACCGCCGCGCGTCTGAAGTTCGAGCCCGAAGACGGCCTGGAAGTCATCGCCACCGGCGGGGTAGAAGTCTATGCCCAGCGCGGCACGTACCAATTGGTCGTCCGCCGCTTGGAGCCGTGCGGCGTCGGCGCGCTCGAGCTCGCCTTCCGCCAGCTCCGCGAGCGGCTGGAGCGTGAGGGCCTCTTCGACGCGCGTCGCAAGAAGCCCCTGCCGCGCATCCCTGAGCGCATCGCGCTCGTCACCAGCCCGACCGGCGCTGCCATCCGTGACATCCTCCAGACGCTTGCCCGCCGCTTCCCCCTGCTCGACATCCTGGTCTTTCCGGTCCGCGTCCAGGGCGACGGCGCCGCGGACGAGATCGCCGCCGCGATTCGCGCGCTGAACCAGCACGCCGACGCGCTCGGCGGAATCGACGTCATGATCGTGGGCCGCGGCGGGGGTTCGCTCGAGGACCTCTGGGCGTTCAATGAAGAAGTCGTCGCCCGCGCCATCGCCGCCAGCCGCATCCCCATCGTCAGCGCCGTCGGGCACGAAGTAGACGTGAGCATCAGCGACCTCGTCGCCGACGTCCGCGCCGCCACGCCCACGGCGGCGGCTGAGCTGATCGCACCGACCGTGGCCGAGTTGGTCACAGTTTTGACGCAGGCAGCCGCCCGCGCGACGCGCACCCTGAGCCACCGGCTCACCGTCGCCCGTGCCGAACTCGACCGCCTCACCTCGACCACTAGCCTCGCCCGCCCGCTGAGCGCCCTCCGACAACGCGGCCAACTGCTGGACGAGTTTCAGCACCGCCTGCGCATTGCGCTCGCCGCCACCGCCCATTGCCAGCGGCAGCGCTTCACCGCGCTCGAGCTGGCGCTCCTGCGCTTCGGCACCGGCGCCCGGTTCGCCCGCGCCGCTGCCGCGCTCGCGCAGCGTGAACACGCCGCCTGGCGGGCACTCCGCGAACGCGCGTTCACTGCCGAGCGCCGCCTCACCCGTTGCCAGACACGCGTGGACCAGCTTAACCCGGCCGCGCGCGTCGCGCGCGGCGGCGACCATCTGGCGCAGGGCGCCGCTCGTATTCGGACGGCGGTACGCACCGCACTGGCCCACCACCGTCAACTGCTGCAGGCACGCTTGCAAGCGATTTCAGCCTGCGCGCCGCAGAAACTCCTGCAACGCGGCTACAGCATCACGCGCGATGCGCGCACGCGCCAGATCATCCAATCCATCAACGCCGTCCGCAGGGGAACTCGCCTCGTAACCCAAGTCGCCGACGGCGAGTTCCGCAGCACAGCGGACGATCCGCGCCAACCGCGGCTGTTCGAATAG
- the rpsI gene encoding 30S ribosomal protein S9 codes for MPGSGKLIINNRDLEAYFTEPQDRSDTAAPLELTGVRRHWDVRVNVHGGGHSGQAGAIRLGIARALLKAYTQFEPTLREAGYLTRDSRRVERKKPGQRKARRRFQFSKR; via the coding sequence ATGCCCGGCAGCGGCAAACTCATCATCAATAACCGTGACCTCGAAGCCTACTTCACCGAACCCCAGGACCGCAGCGACACCGCGGCGCCCCTCGAGCTCACCGGCGTCCGCCGGCACTGGGACGTCCGCGTGAACGTGCATGGCGGCGGCCACAGCGGCCAGGCCGGTGCCATTCGCCTCGGCATCGCCCGCGCGCTGCTGAAGGCCTATACCCAGTTCGAGCCGACACTCCGCGAGGCCGGGTATCTCACCCGCGACTCCCGCCGCGTCGAACGCAAGAAGCCCGGCCAGCGCAAGGCCCGCCGGCGGTTCCAGTTCTCGAAGCGCTAG
- the rplM gene encoding 50S ribosomal protein L13, which translates to MKTANKCYQAKTGELQKDWYVVDARGQVLGRLAARIATVLMGKHKPTYTPHIDTGDFVIVLNAGDVKVNGLRKKEQVVYHRYSGHPGGLKETTMQTMLERHPERVLREAVRRMLPKNALARHMLSKLKLYVGDKHTHQAQQPQPLPL; encoded by the coding sequence ATGAAGACTGCGAACAAGTGTTATCAGGCCAAGACCGGCGAACTGCAGAAGGACTGGTACGTCGTGGACGCCCGTGGCCAGGTCCTCGGACGCCTCGCCGCCCGCATCGCGACCGTGCTGATGGGCAAGCATAAGCCCACCTACACGCCGCACATCGACACCGGCGACTTCGTCATCGTCCTCAACGCCGGCGACGTCAAGGTCAACGGCCTCCGCAAGAAAGAGCAGGTCGTCTACCACCGCTACAGCGGCCACCCCGGCGGCCTCAAAGAAACGACCATGCAGACCATGCTTGAGCGGCACCCCGAGCGCGTGCTCCGCGAAGCCGTCCGCCGCATGCTGCCCAAGAACGCCCTCGCCCGCCACATGCTCAGCAAGCTCAAGCTGTACGTCGGCGACAAGCACACGCACCAGGCCCAGCAACCGCAGCCGCTGCCCCTCTAG
- a CDS encoding PQQ-dependent sugar dehydrogenase, which translates to MRTRFTSHGPFILALMLALAISATASATTWNVTASGTSFSPANLTVAPGDTIHWVWVNGIHTVTSGTGCTHNTPFFDAPLDAAHPTFDYVVPTGVPSIPYFCLPHCAFGMTGLITVQSDALQTFTITLDGHQEGPTPVNTLASGSGTATLDLGTNLFSWNITFNSLSSAQTAAHFHGAALPCSNAGVQITLPTGSPIVGSAALTPTQAADVLAGRWYVNVHTTNFPGGEIRGQVMPTALLNPVLDPSPAGDLYARLVPAATGLTAPNWGTAAPGIAGRLYVSDQNGVVWNVNLATGVKSVFLDVSARLVALGVFGPNTFDERGLLSIAFHPDYATTGLLYTFTSEPVSGPADFSTMPPASTPNCQSVVAEWQVLNPADPDAVVDTTTRRELLRIDKPQFNHNGGGLEFGPDGRLYISTGDGGGADDRDGQNFLGAPIIGHGCGGNGQNLDAILGKVLRIDPLGNNSANGQYGVPADNPFVGSAGIDEIWAYGLRNPWRYSFDAATGDLYCADVGQNALEEISLVVKGGNYGWRAKEGSFYFVFNGDQGGYVTDVPLDVPAGLSDPIAEYDHDDGRAIIGGFVYRGSRYPQLVGKYVFGDFAQTFSNDGRLFYLDAGNEIKEFQLIPAAPFGRSLLGFGQDASGEIYALANDTGTPFGTTGVVLRLASPVGDLNCDGVINFGDINPFVLYLSNFATWEAAYPGCPAVAGDINNDGNFPSFADINPFVLLLSSGGD; encoded by the coding sequence ATGCGCACACGTTTCACCTCTCACGGCCCGTTCATCCTCGCGCTGATGCTCGCGCTGGCAATCAGCGCGACCGCCAGCGCCACCACCTGGAATGTCACCGCCTCGGGCACGTCGTTCTCGCCTGCCAATCTCACCGTGGCACCCGGCGACACGATTCACTGGGTGTGGGTCAACGGCATCCACACGGTGACCTCGGGCACGGGCTGCACGCACAACACGCCGTTCTTCGACGCCCCGCTCGACGCCGCGCACCCGACCTTCGACTACGTGGTGCCGACCGGCGTGCCGTCCATCCCGTACTTCTGCCTGCCGCATTGTGCGTTCGGCATGACGGGCCTCATCACCGTCCAGTCGGACGCGCTCCAGACCTTCACGATCACGCTCGACGGCCACCAGGAAGGCCCCACCCCGGTCAACACGCTCGCCAGCGGCAGCGGCACGGCCACGCTCGATCTGGGCACCAACCTCTTCAGTTGGAACATCACCTTCAACAGCCTCAGCAGCGCGCAGACCGCCGCGCATTTCCACGGCGCCGCCCTGCCCTGCAGCAACGCCGGCGTACAGATCACCCTCCCCACCGGCAGCCCCATCGTCGGCTCGGCCGCTCTCACCCCCACCCAGGCCGCCGATGTCCTCGCCGGCCGTTGGTACGTAAACGTCCACACCACGAATTTCCCGGGCGGCGAGATCCGCGGACAGGTGATGCCGACCGCGCTCCTCAACCCAGTCCTCGATCCCAGCCCCGCCGGCGACCTCTACGCGCGCCTCGTGCCCGCCGCCACCGGGCTGACCGCGCCGAACTGGGGCACCGCGGCCCCCGGCATCGCGGGCCGGCTCTACGTCAGCGATCAAAACGGCGTCGTTTGGAACGTCAACCTCGCCACCGGCGTAAAATCGGTCTTCCTCGACGTCAGCGCGCGACTCGTCGCGCTCGGGGTCTTCGGCCCCAACACCTTCGATGAGCGCGGCCTCCTAAGCATCGCCTTCCACCCCGACTACGCCACCACCGGACTGCTGTACACCTTCACCTCCGAGCCCGTCAGCGGCCCCGCGGACTTCTCCACCATGCCGCCGGCCTCCACGCCCAACTGCCAGAGCGTCGTCGCCGAGTGGCAAGTACTCAATCCCGCCGACCCCGACGCCGTCGTCGACACCACCACCCGCCGCGAGCTGCTCCGCATCGACAAGCCCCAGTTCAATCACAACGGCGGCGGACTCGAATTCGGCCCCGACGGCCGGCTCTACATTTCCACGGGCGATGGCGGCGGCGCCGATGACCGCGACGGTCAGAACTTCCTCGGCGCCCCGATCATCGGCCACGGCTGCGGCGGCAATGGGCAGAATCTCGACGCGATCCTCGGCAAGGTCCTGCGCATCGACCCGCTCGGCAACAACTCCGCCAACGGCCAGTACGGCGTCCCGGCCGACAACCCGTTCGTCGGCAGCGCCGGCATCGATGAAATCTGGGCCTATGGCCTGCGTAATCCCTGGCGCTACTCGTTCGACGCGGCGACCGGCGACCTGTACTGCGCCGACGTCGGCCAGAACGCGCTCGAAGAAATCAGCCTAGTCGTCAAGGGCGGCAACTATGGCTGGCGCGCCAAGGAAGGCTCGTTCTACTTCGTCTTCAACGGCGACCAGGGCGGCTACGTCACCGATGTCCCGCTCGACGTGCCCGCCGGCCTGAGCGACCCCATCGCCGAGTACGACCACGACGACGGCCGGGCGATCATCGGCGGCTTCGTCTACCGCGGCAGCCGCTACCCGCAACTCGTCGGCAAGTACGTCTTCGGTGACTTCGCCCAGACGTTCAGCAACGACGGCCGGCTTTTCTACCTCGACGCCGGCAACGAGATCAAGGAATTCCAGCTCATCCCGGCCGCGCCCTTCGGCCGCTCGCTCCTGGGCTTCGGGCAGGATGCCAGCGGTGAAATCTACGCCCTGGCCAACGACACCGGCACGCCCTTTGGCACGACCGGCGTCGTTCTACGACTCGCTTCGCCCGTCGGCGACCTGAACTGCGATGGCGTCATCAACTTCGGCGACATCAACCCGTTCGTCCTGTACCTCTCGAACTTCGCAACCTGGGAGGCCGCCTATCCCGGCTGCCCCGCGGTCGCCGGCGACATCAACAACGACGGCAACTTCCCGTCGTTCGCCGACATCAACCCGTTCGTGCTTCTGCTGAGCAGCGGCGGCGACTAG
- a CDS encoding RNA polymerase sigma factor, whose protein sequence is MRSVRQPAGRLSPAGDELRAPEFGALFKSSCRSLQSMALGIVQDATLAEDVVQEAALIALGKLKEFRTGSCFYAWMARIVHYVALNHSRARRRRKTVPLAVAAATPVTQPAAPACLTGDRLAPNQPHFDDRVLAALARVPAPARACLLLRTVEGLAYAEIARRLRIPPGTAMSHVHRTRQLLRQTLADLAPPATATIPRRENHFSAIDPPPAHI, encoded by the coding sequence GTGCGTTCCGTACGCCAGCCGGCGGGTCGGCTCAGCCCCGCCGGTGACGAATTACGCGCGCCAGAGTTCGGGGCGCTCTTCAAGTCGTCCTGCCGCTCGCTCCAGTCGATGGCGCTCGGCATCGTCCAGGACGCCACCTTGGCCGAAGACGTCGTGCAGGAAGCGGCCCTGATAGCCCTGGGCAAGCTCAAGGAATTCAGGACCGGCAGTTGCTTCTACGCGTGGATGGCCCGGATCGTTCACTATGTCGCACTGAACCATTCCCGCGCTCGCCGCCGCCGGAAGACCGTCCCGCTCGCCGTCGCCGCCGCGACGCCCGTGACGCAGCCCGCGGCGCCCGCGTGCCTCACCGGCGACAGGCTTGCGCCCAACCAGCCGCACTTCGACGACCGCGTGCTGGCCGCGCTGGCCCGTGTGCCCGCGCCCGCCCGCGCGTGCCTGCTGTTGCGGACCGTTGAGGGCCTCGCATACGCCGAAATCGCACGTCGGCTCAGAATCCCCCCCGGAACCGCGATGAGTCACGTTCACCGCACGCGCCAGCTCCTGCGCCAGACGCTGGCCGACTTGGCCCCGCCCGCGACTGCGACAATTCCGCGCCGCGAAAATCACTTTTCCGCAATCGACCCCCCGCCTGCGCACATTTAG
- a CDS encoding PEP-CTERM sorting domain-containing protein (PEP-CTERM proteins occur, often in large numbers, in the proteomes of bacteria that also encode an exosortase, a predicted intramembrane cysteine proteinase. The presence of a PEP-CTERM domain at a protein's C-terminus predicts cleavage within the sorting domain, followed by covalent anchoring to some some component of the (usually Gram-negative) cell surface. Many PEP-CTERM proteins exhibit an unusual sequence composition that includes large numbers of potential glycosylation sites. Expression of one such protein has been shown restore the ability of a bacterium to form floc, a type of biofilm.), with the protein MKWTLVIVAAAMFAATAAASTIPFTVFGAASFTNINSMDVQGDPDNVLGSWVATGGGNVNAIRVTGALTKVASGTYASEARVRFMPGAGQSFTAFNFQATTVTSYTGTLAIGPTVVSVTPFALTSGGTVNLEWFESYDDAANSPDSIWDTVTYEFGEKGAVQNGGGNLGTLIGDGVTVNTPGSHVAGGLDFFTFNFAGVNGPLDYLNISMVGGGTGGMTDTEMALYDGLGNLVATSDDEGPGLFSELSYGAADPLAAPDLAPGLHGLTLAAGSYTIVTAGYNTTFGATIDAITPGSNAGTYTLGVTYMPEPGSLALLALAGLFFARRRS; encoded by the coding sequence ATGAAATGGACCCTAGTAATTGTGGCCGCCGCGATGTTCGCGGCAACAGCCGCCGCCAGCACAATACCTTTCACGGTGTTCGGCGCGGCTTCGTTCACGAATATCAATTCGATGGACGTCCAAGGTGACCCGGACAACGTGCTCGGATCGTGGGTCGCAACTGGCGGCGGAAACGTCAACGCCATCCGCGTCACCGGTGCGCTGACCAAGGTCGCGAGCGGCACGTATGCGAGCGAGGCGCGTGTTCGCTTCATGCCCGGCGCTGGCCAGAGCTTCACTGCATTCAATTTCCAGGCCACGACTGTCACCTCTTACACCGGTACGCTCGCGATCGGCCCGACCGTGGTCAGCGTCACGCCCTTCGCGCTCACCAGTGGCGGGACCGTCAATCTGGAGTGGTTCGAGAGCTATGACGACGCCGCCAATTCACCCGATTCGATTTGGGACACCGTGACCTATGAGTTCGGCGAAAAGGGCGCCGTGCAGAATGGCGGCGGCAACCTCGGCACGCTGATCGGCGATGGCGTCACCGTCAACACGCCCGGCTCGCACGTCGCGGGCGGTCTCGATTTCTTCACGTTCAATTTCGCCGGCGTCAACGGGCCCCTCGATTACCTGAACATCAGCATGGTCGGCGGCGGCACCGGCGGCATGACCGACACCGAGATGGCGCTGTATGACGGCCTGGGCAACCTCGTCGCCACCAGCGATGACGAAGGCCCCGGCCTGTTCAGCGAGCTCAGCTACGGCGCGGCCGATCCCCTGGCCGCTCCGGATCTCGCGCCCGGCCTGCACGGCCTGACCCTCGCGGCCGGCAGCTACACGATCGTGACCGCCGGCTACAACACGACGTTCGGCGCCACGATCGACGCCATCACGCCCGGCAGCAACGCCGGCACCTACACGCTCGGCGTCACCTACATGCCCGAGCCCGGCTCGCTCGCGCTGCTCGCGCTGGCCGGCCTCTTCTTCGCTCGTCGCCGGAGCTAA
- the tyrA gene encoding bifunctional chorismate mutase/prephenate dehydrogenase: MTKAKRTSENPAIRPLPVLRAMIDAIDRDILQLLARRNGLIADIAEHKREHHLPIRDLDREREIIADRRSRAMTLGLNPELIESLFRLVLWASRDRQAALKAEVPLEVEPRTVAVIGGRRGMGQCIAQLFGDLGHAVMIADLDTALTPDEAAAVADVVIVAVPIDVTEDVIRRIGPRVRPEALLMDVTSIKTGPLRAMLAASRASVVGTHPLFGPTVHSLQGQRVVLTPGRGDQWLAWLRSMLHARGIELMETTPEEHDRAMSIVQVLVHFSTEVMGKTLATLQVPIDRTLLFTSPIYLMELLLTARHFAQSPALYAAIQMSNPDTAAVTAAFARAAEELRTLTAAQDHAAFDALFAEVRQFFGPFTTRALEQSDFLIDRLVERA, translated from the coding sequence ATGACCAAGGCCAAACGTACATCTGAGAACCCGGCCATTCGCCCGCTGCCCGTCCTGCGGGCGATGATCGACGCCATCGACCGCGACATCCTGCAACTGCTCGCCCGCCGCAACGGCCTGATCGCCGACATCGCCGAGCACAAACGCGAGCACCATCTGCCCATCCGCGACCTGGACCGCGAGCGCGAGATCATCGCCGACCGTCGGTCGCGCGCCATGACGCTCGGCCTCAACCCCGAGTTGATCGAGAGCCTCTTCCGGCTCGTGCTCTGGGCCAGCCGCGACCGGCAGGCCGCGCTCAAAGCCGAGGTGCCGCTCGAGGTCGAGCCACGCACCGTCGCGGTCATCGGCGGCCGGCGCGGCATGGGCCAGTGCATCGCCCAGCTCTTCGGCGACCTCGGCCACGCGGTGATGATCGCGGACCTCGACACCGCCCTCACGCCGGACGAGGCCGCTGCCGTCGCGGATGTGGTGATCGTCGCCGTCCCAATCGATGTGACCGAAGACGTCATCCGGCGCATCGGGCCGCGGGTGCGGCCGGAAGCGCTGCTGATGGACGTGACCTCGATCAAGACCGGCCCGCTGCGCGCCATGCTCGCCGCGTCGCGCGCGAGCGTCGTCGGCACCCACCCGCTCTTCGGGCCGACCGTCCACTCGCTCCAGGGCCAGCGCGTGGTCCTCACGCCGGGCCGCGGCGACCAGTGGCTGGCCTGGCTGAGGAGCATGTTGCACGCGCGCGGCATCGAGCTCATGGAGACGACGCCGGAAGAACACGACCGCGCGATGTCCATCGTGCAGGTCCTCGTGCACTTCTCCACCGAGGTGATGGGCAAGACCCTCGCGACGTTGCAGGTCCCCATTGACCGCACGCTGCTGTTCACGTCCCCGATCTACCTGATGGAGCTGCTCCTGACCGCGCGCCATTTCGCGCAATCGCCCGCCTTGTACGCCGCGATCCAAATGTCCAACCCCGACACCGCCGCGGTCACCGCCGCCTTCGCCCGCGCCGCCGAAGAGCTGCGCACCCTGACCGCCGCCCAGGATCACGCCGCCTTCGACGCGCTCTTCGCCGAGGTCCGGCAGTTCTTCGGCCCCTTCACGACCCGCGCGCTGGAACAGTCGGACTTCCTCATCGACCGGCTCGTCGAACGCGCGTAG